Within Acaryochloris thomasi RCC1774, the genomic segment TCAATGACACCGGCTACTAAGCCTAGATGGTCCAACGTTTCGACCTGAAGTTCTGACATCTGGAAAAACTCTATGAAGCTTGCACTGCTTCATTATCCGAAATTTACACTACCTGCGGAATGTAGGTTTAAATGCTGTGACGTTCATTGTTCTATGTATATAGTCTGGATCAGCCGCAGCATCAGGATTTTAGTGGGATAACTCAGCCCAGAGACTGATGATGGATGCGATCGCGTTCTTCATCTGCCCAAGAGGCCGGATCTTCAATGGGTTCTAGATGTGTCATCACATCTGTCCCTGGTAGCTCTTGGTTAATGTGAATCTCCAGCTCATCACAAAGCTCATGGCCCTGCTGCACTGTCCAGTTCCCCGGCACCAAAACATGGAGGGCGACGAAGTTGCGCGCCCCCGCCACCCGCGTTCGCAATGCATGAAACTGAATGCCTCGTTCTTTATAGGTGGCTAAGGTCTCATGAATAATCGCCTGCTCCGTTTCGGGTAACGCTGTATCCATTAAGCCCGAAAACGTCTCGCGCAAAAGATGAATGCCGACCCAGGCAATATGAATTGCCACCAGTAACGCAATCAAGGGGTCCAAAATTAGCCACCCGGTTAGCTTTGCGAGTACCAGTCCGATTACCACCCCGATCGATGTCCATACATCTGAAAGTAGGTGATGACCGTCAGCCCGCAACGAAATAGACCGCAGCCGCCGACCGGCCCGCAGCAGCGTTACTGCCACGCCACCATTGATGGCTGCTGCGATCA encodes:
- a CDS encoding cation diffusion facilitator family transporter, producing MSSLVARNYIKLSIAAALVTMGLKFWAYLLTGSVGLFSDVAESSVNLIAAVVAFWALNLAAQPPDSEHTFGHSKAEYFSSALEGALIVLAAISIAVAASQRLLNPQPVTRVEWGLVLSLIAAAINGGVAVTLLRAGRRLRSISLRADGHHLLSDVWTSIGVVIGLVLAKLTGWLILDPLIALLVAIHIAWVGIHLLRETFSGLMDTALPETEQAIIHETLATYKERGIQFHALRTRVAGARNFVALHVLVPGNWTVQQGHELCDELEIHINQELPGTDVMTHLEPIEDPASWADEERDRIHHQSLG